The proteins below come from a single Chryseobacterium capnotolerans genomic window:
- a CDS encoding AAA family ATPase: MKTILDRFKVINFRSIEESDWIEVSDNTCLVGTNEAGKTNLLIALWKLRPANNEPIVPLDDFPRNLYSKYKTDNHSEDVFIQADFILNDKLANEISSELDCDIEQVKRTLVQRKYNGEYRISFPYSEVRSFSSERIITVLNQFKTNIANEDFFIKESDENKNLINDLLENLKKNFEEDYFVKSDIEKIIVEIQNLLNTNFSRKKNIPEYFANNISKNLQFFIDAFDAKPITTTKEIRQKVLKNIPKFVYYSDYGNLDSEIFLPRVIEDLERKDLSESARAKVRTLDVLFKYVGLSPQEIYELGNDRKVIIKKLNHYEQEISSEEVDLTDDEVKEWSEKKKERGVLLRSAATELTTSFKKWWLQGDYIFDFQADGNHFRINVSDKLRPEHIELEGRSRGLQWFFSFFLVFLVETKEEHNNTILLLDEPGLSLHPIAQYDLAKFFRKLSEDNQLLYTSHSPFLVDMDNLANVKAVYVDLETGRTKVSSNLRYNETDAEKSIYPVHAALGLTVSDTLLLGCKPILVEGPSDQIYLSLIKRFLIGNGDLKYSKEIVFIPTGGVRGMSPVSKLVASRDNDLPIVLLDSDKAGEDFQKQLKTGKYLSQKEKVIGVKDFIGEDIYEIEDLLEPDSLIRLIDKKYRAENDFEDFYTKDKPIVNQVEEWARTENIILEKGWKVDIARDMQNKFDKNFDKVDEKYISIWKKLFEQLLR, from the coding sequence ATGAAAACAATATTAGACAGATTTAAGGTAATTAATTTTAGATCAATAGAAGAAAGTGATTGGATAGAAGTATCTGATAATACTTGCTTAGTTGGAACAAACGAAGCTGGAAAAACTAACTTGCTGATAGCTTTGTGGAAATTGAGACCTGCTAACAATGAACCAATCGTACCGTTAGACGATTTTCCACGAAATTTATATAGTAAATACAAGACAGACAATCACTCTGAGGATGTATTCATACAAGCTGACTTTATTTTAAACGATAAGTTGGCAAATGAAATATCATCAGAATTAGATTGTGATATTGAACAAGTCAAAAGAACTTTAGTACAAAGAAAATATAACGGAGAATATCGTATATCTTTCCCATATTCGGAAGTTAGAAGTTTTTCGAGTGAAAGGATAATAACAGTTTTGAACCAATTTAAGACTAATATTGCGAATGAAGATTTTTTCATTAAAGAATCTGATGAAAACAAAAACTTAATTAATGATCTGTTAGAAAATCTAAAGAAAAACTTTGAGGAAGATTATTTTGTTAAATCTGATATTGAAAAAATTATAGTAGAAATTCAAAATTTATTGAACACAAATTTTAGCAGAAAGAAAAATATCCCAGAATATTTTGCAAACAATATTTCTAAAAATCTTCAATTTTTCATTGATGCTTTTGATGCGAAGCCCATTACAACAACTAAAGAAATTAGGCAAAAAGTCCTAAAAAATATACCAAAATTTGTTTATTACTCTGACTATGGAAATCTAGATAGTGAAATCTTTTTACCTAGGGTAATTGAAGATTTGGAACGTAAGGATTTATCTGAATCAGCTAGAGCAAAAGTTAGGACTTTAGATGTGCTTTTTAAATATGTTGGTTTATCACCTCAAGAAATTTATGAGTTAGGTAATGATAGAAAAGTCATTATTAAAAAACTAAATCATTATGAGCAAGAAATAAGCTCGGAAGAAGTTGATTTAACAGATGATGAAGTAAAGGAATGGTCCGAAAAGAAAAAAGAAAGAGGTGTTCTATTACGATCTGCAGCGACGGAATTAACAACTAGCTTTAAAAAATGGTGGCTGCAAGGTGATTATATTTTTGATTTTCAAGCTGATGGAAATCATTTTCGGATAAATGTTTCCGATAAACTTCGTCCAGAACATATTGAGCTTGAAGGAAGAAGCCGAGGTTTGCAATGGTTTTTTAGTTTTTTTCTTGTATTCTTAGTGGAAACAAAAGAAGAACATAACAATACAATATTACTTTTAGACGAACCCGGTTTATCGCTGCATCCGATTGCACAATATGACTTAGCGAAGTTCTTCAGAAAATTGTCAGAGGATAATCAACTGCTATATACTTCTCATTCTCCATTCTTGGTTGATATGGATAACTTGGCAAATGTAAAAGCTGTATATGTTGATTTAGAAACAGGCCGAACAAAAGTTTCTTCCAATTTGCGATATAATGAAACTGATGCTGAAAAATCTATTTATCCTGTTCATGCCGCATTAGGCTTAACAGTATCAGACACGCTTTTGTTAGGCTGCAAGCCCATTTTAGTTGAAGGACCAAGTGACCAGATATACTTAAGTTTAATAAAAAGATTCTTGATTGGAAATGGTGATTTAAAATACTCAAAAGAGATCGTTTTTATTCCAACTGGTGGAGTTAGAGGAATGTCACCCGTTTCAAAATTGGTAGCTTCACGAGATAATGATTTACCCATTGTTTTATTAGACTCAGATAAAGCAGGAGAGGATTTCCAAAAACAATTAAAAACTGGCAAATATTTGAGCCAAAAGGAAAAAGTAATTGGAGTGAAAGATTTTATAGGGGAAGATATTTATGAAATTGAAGATTTGTTGGAACCAGATTCACTAATTAGGCTGATAGACAAAAAATATAGAGCAGAAAATGATTTTGAAGATTTTTATACCAAAGATAAACCTATTGTAAACCAAGTCGAAGAATGGGCTAGAACAGAGAATATAATTTTAGAAAAAGGTTGGAAAGTCGATATTGCAAGAGATATGCAAAATAAATTTGATAAGAATTTCGATAAAGTTGATGAAAAATACATTTCAATATGGAAGAAACTATTTGAGCAGCTTTTAAGGTGA
- a CDS encoding TIR domain-containing protein: MANPRAFISFDFDNNAGEKMYFVGQAVNSRTPFNIEDWSSKEALAQSTWQKIIEDKMKRCNMMIVLVGRNMGTATGVNKEIDMAIKNNVPFFGVYVAGANSSSILPVGLARNRVIQWTWDGIAKAISQMMKEGKNL; this comes from the coding sequence ATGGCAAATCCAAGAGCATTTATAAGCTTTGACTTTGATAATAACGCTGGTGAAAAAATGTATTTTGTCGGTCAAGCAGTAAACTCCCGTACTCCTTTTAATATTGAGGATTGGTCTTCAAAAGAAGCATTGGCACAATCAACATGGCAAAAAATTATTGAAGATAAGATGAAGAGGTGTAATATGATGATAGTTTTGGTGGGTAGAAATATGGGTACTGCAACTGGTGTTAATAAGGAAATTGATATGGCAATTAAAAACAATGTTCCTTTTTTTGGAGTATACGTCGCTGGAGCGAATTCTTCATCTATTTTACCTGTTGGATTGGCTAGGAATAGGGTTATTCAGTGGACATGGGATGGTATTGCAAAGGCTATTTCTCAGATGATGAAGGAAGGCAAAAATCTTTAA
- a CDS encoding WW domain-containing protein: MEIILNTDTVKKLDQDIRNKISTELKTWEKKTDDNGYTLYYHTTKSGQWEDDLFVKPFLNIEKKQIKFCITKSDGEIIDFEPSFGYLLGRFTEVLMVNFSDQFNSLEFK, encoded by the coding sequence ATGGAAATTATTTTAAACACAGATACTGTAAAAAAACTGGATCAAGATATTAGAAATAAAATCTCAACAGAACTTAAAACTTGGGAAAAGAAAACTGATGATAATGGGTATACATTATATTACCATACTACGAAATCAGGTCAGTGGGAAGATGATTTATTTGTGAAACCATTTTTAAATATTGAAAAGAAACAAATTAAGTTTTGTATCACCAAATCTGATGGTGAAATAATTGATTTTGAACCATCTTTTGGATACCTATTAGGGAGATTTACGGAAGTATTAATGGTAAATTTTTCAGATCAATTTAACAGTCTTGAATTTAAGTAA
- a CDS encoding endonuclease domain-containing protein, whose translation MILNRPKFLEDNLKYYKNFPKQKDLEIDFRNIPPILNLDFHALNGILPITNSRLKFITDSGHPPILTVNPAEIEYEYYKSIGVNEFQAISIVFNFFAIEDNPEGSLKGLPYNISLLPMTNKGKIDTWRIELLEQMDVEQLSQEGNLVFTEFNPFQSWKQGMGIDYQIFSNLDYNDYIDTVGFNWGMYFLSPIFDKREIKFLENSTSSKEINAKYRKYKTNLFFKNFSNTEPRRIFRCDSPIELFLLQGMYLKKLTPIIQTNIFKSGDIIANYFEMQDSGIWLGQEQLITQADFYFPDKKLAIFCDGKEFHDLNKDKKINEALNKLDINVLRFTGKDITENLENVLETILNEYEK comes from the coding sequence ATGATTCTAAATAGACCTAAATTTTTGGAAGATAATTTAAAATATTATAAAAATTTTCCTAAACAAAAAGATTTAGAAATTGATTTTAGAAATATTCCACCGATATTAAATCTAGACTTTCATGCCTTAAATGGAATATTACCAATTACAAATTCGAGATTAAAATTTATAACTGATTCGGGTCATCCACCAATTTTAACAGTAAATCCTGCTGAAATAGAATATGAATATTATAAAAGTATTGGAGTAAATGAGTTTCAAGCAATTTCAATTGTTTTTAATTTTTTTGCCATAGAAGACAATCCAGAAGGCTCATTAAAAGGTTTACCATATAATATTTCTTTATTACCTATGACAAACAAAGGTAAAATTGATACTTGGAGGATAGAATTACTTGAGCAAATGGATGTTGAACAATTAAGCCAAGAAGGAAATTTAGTTTTCACAGAATTTAATCCTTTTCAATCTTGGAAACAAGGAATGGGAATAGATTATCAAATTTTTTCAAATTTAGATTATAATGATTATATAGATACTGTTGGTTTTAATTGGGGAATGTATTTTTTATCTCCAATTTTTGATAAGCGAGAAATAAAATTCTTAGAGAATAGTACGTCATCAAAAGAAATCAATGCAAAATATAGAAAATATAAGACGAATTTATTTTTTAAAAACTTTTCAAATACTGAACCTCGTAGAATTTTTAGGTGTGATTCTCCTATTGAATTATTTCTATTACAAGGAATGTATTTGAAGAAATTGACTCCAATAATACAGACAAATATTTTTAAGTCAGGAGATATCATTGCAAATTATTTCGAAATGCAAGACAGTGGCATTTGGTTGGGACAAGAACAACTTATTACTCAAGCTGATTTTTATTTTCCGGATAAAAAGTTAGCAATTTTTTGTGACGGAAAAGAATTTCATGATTTAAATAAAGATAAAAAAATTAATGAAGCTTTAAACAAATTAGATATAAATGTTTTAAGATTTACTGGAAAAGATATTACTGAAAATTTAGAAAATGTGTTAGAAACCATTCTAAACGAATACGAAAAATAA
- a CDS encoding IS481 family transposase: MTTQQKIIKNKLGVLELAQHLGNVSKACKVMGYSRDSFYRFKELYEQGGELALQEISRRKPVLKNRVDEAIEKAVVEIAIENPALGQLRVSNELKKKGFIVSPGGVRSIWLRHDLHTFKLRLKALEAKSAQDGIVLTESQLSALEKAKEEKKAHGEIETHHPGYLGAQDTYYVGNIKGVGHIYQQTFIDTYSKVVFAKLYDRKNALIAADMLNDQVVPFFEQQELRLLRILTDRGTEYCGIREQHEYQLYLAIEDIDHTKTKAKSPQTNGICERFHRTIQEEFYAIAFRKKIYRSIEELQLDLNSWLSYYNNERTHTGKHCYGKTPMQTFLDSKTMAKEKLLETLAEEQKILTFGSKENMG, from the coding sequence ATGACAACACAACAAAAAATCATCAAAAACAAGTTAGGTGTACTTGAATTAGCACAACATTTAGGAAACGTCTCCAAAGCCTGTAAGGTGATGGGATATTCCCGAGACAGTTTCTATAGATTCAAAGAACTGTATGAGCAAGGAGGTGAATTGGCGTTACAGGAAATCTCAAGAAGAAAGCCAGTATTAAAAAACCGTGTAGATGAAGCCATAGAAAAGGCTGTTGTTGAGATAGCCATTGAGAACCCTGCTTTAGGACAGCTTAGAGTAAGTAATGAGCTTAAAAAGAAAGGCTTTATCGTATCTCCGGGCGGAGTCAGAAGTATTTGGTTAAGACACGATCTACATACATTTAAACTTAGATTAAAAGCCCTGGAAGCCAAATCCGCTCAAGATGGTATAGTCCTTACCGAATCTCAGCTTTCAGCATTAGAGAAGGCTAAGGAGGAGAAAAAAGCTCATGGAGAAATTGAAACTCACCATCCTGGATATTTAGGAGCTCAAGACACTTATTACGTGGGCAATATAAAAGGAGTTGGACATATTTATCAGCAAACTTTTATTGACACGTATTCCAAAGTTGTTTTTGCAAAGCTATATGATCGTAAAAATGCCCTTATTGCTGCTGATATGCTTAATGATCAGGTGGTTCCTTTCTTTGAGCAACAGGAGCTTCGTTTACTCAGAATTTTAACAGACCGGGGAACTGAATACTGTGGAATAAGGGAGCAGCATGAATACCAGCTCTATTTGGCCATTGAAGATATTGATCACACGAAGACCAAGGCTAAAAGTCCTCAGACCAACGGCATCTGTGAACGTTTTCACAGAACGATTCAGGAAGAATTTTATGCCATAGCTTTCAGAAAAAAAATTTACAGAAGCATTGAGGAACTGCAATTAGATCTGAACAGCTGGCTGTCCTATTACAACAATGAAAGAACACATACAGGAAAACATTGCTATGGTAAAACACCGATGCAGACGTTTCTAGATAGTAAAACTATGGCAAAAGAGAAATTATTGGAAACTCTTGCAGAGGAACAAAAAATCCTTACTTTTGGAAGTAAGGAAAATATGGGATAA